In one window of Myxococcales bacterium DNA:
- a CDS encoding PilZ domain-containing protein encodes MRTARAERFPVTDQYPEPGSDLFVTDLSRSGACVRTRQLEPVGAQIDVRVTFVDDDLYTLEGIADVVRRDDREGLMGLRFVWLTPESKSVLDGLERRRAPGRRRRRVTPR; translated from the coding sequence ATGAGGACGGCCCGCGCCGAGCGTTTTCCCGTGACCGATCAGTACCCCGAGCCGGGGAGCGACCTCTTCGTGACGGATCTGAGCAGGAGCGGCGCGTGCGTCCGCACCCGCCAGCTTGAGCCCGTCGGCGCGCAGATCGACGTGCGCGTGACCTTCGTCGACGACGACCTCTACACGCTCGAGGGCATCGCCGACGTCGTTCGCCGCGACGACCGCGAAGGCCTCATGGGCCTGCGCTTCGTGTGGCTGACGCCCGAGTCCAAGTCGGTCCTCGACGGCCTCGAGCGTCGCCGCGCGCCGGGCCGTCGTCGGCGTCGCGTCACTCCACGATGA